ACAAATACAAAAGTGAGTGGGCCCGTTACGTCACTTTATACTGCTGTTTGTGTACATATAATTTTTatctactcgtacctacttgCGTCAGTCTTTACACATAATTATGTTCATGTGGGTCGAAAACATCTTTATATCAAAACGGCCAATCGGTATCGGTAATTCGGTACAGCCTCTAAAGttcgttttgtttgttttggaaCAGAAGAAGCGCAGAAGACTCTGGAGGAGTCGCTGGCGGGGTCGACGGACGAGCGCGGGTCGCTGGCGCTGGACCTGTACCGCTCGCGCGCCAACTCGGCGACGTCGGCGGCGctgggcgcgggcgcgggcacgCTGCGGCGCAAGCAGGCGCCGCAGCTGGGCAAGTCGCCGCCGCGGCCGTCGCCCGCCTCCGTGGCCTACCACAGCGACGAGGAGAGCCTGCGCGCCTACGACGAGAACCCCGACGACTCCTCGCTCACCGAGAAGCCCTCCGAGATGAGCTCCTCCGACTCCCAGGTGATCACCATTAAAATAAGCGTCGTTTGAATACCCACACGTGTGACTAAACGCTTTATTTTTGCATACCCGCGTCGGGAATCGTGATGGTAAATATGAATCTCTAGCTTTTTTCGTCACGCTTTTATTGAGCACTGTTAATAGTAGGTCGCAATTACGGTGTACTGTGCAACGAGTACATCGTTGTGTTAGATTCACCAGTTTTTTATTCCTCTTTGTATATTTCGAAGCTGAGTCTCCTTCGTTTCCGCTATTTAGATCTTGGTATGTGGTATGTTTAATTTGACGTATTTGTAAAGAACATATGTGGATGaatgttatacagggtggaaaggcacgacgatcctttccggaaatgggagatagtttagcctaagctctatattttctccatagaaactatgttaatatgggcaaccgtttctaaattatgaccttttaaacatccacgcaaaaaactactttgttctaaccctaacaggtgacagggtcaatgaacttacttgtaaacaatcagtattcgacaggaaattatgctaatttgttgccatctaaccatttttaggtctgcttacagcacggtaagaatcattgcaggattttcgctttcttagtggttccacttgttcaatacttgaatgaaatagttatgttattccttaatattaataatactaaccacaacattgtttacaacgacagttcaaatggtgacattgacaaccactcaaaagtacgcaatcgtcttataaatatctctggtttccttgactgataaaaaggttttagtttcttaacacgtttcacaaaattattttcgaataattggaaactatttaaaataataaaaaattacatgtaggttgtgttagttgcaccaaatgaacttgcaaaaatgaaatactaagaataaatcaagaataaatacttcttcaataccaaactaacaaaccttcttgcgtggtaggaaatagacaagacgtctgatgtttgaaattaaattttcattgaactatacttattgaatgtcatattcttcaaataaagctactttatctactactactacttactaCGCTACAACGCTACGCTGGCTACTTAATAAGCatgatgttaaaatattttcattaaggaaactgtaagtctagttttaagaaaagttccagtgttatatataactataaaagactgtttgtttcttaaataaataaataaataaataaataaataaaaatgttagatgctcgtggctatttaaatttgtggggctgtgtaaaagatatggtgtaccaaaccaaacggaatgtgaaactgcggacgaaatgagacaaaggctaattggtgctttctgcggaggataaatgacgaagagcatacactatatcgcatgtgcatcgacatactcgggtacgggctgcggcggcgttgtaatacacggaggtacatttgaacaccgtatgtgaaaagaagatagtattaaatattggaaaaaagtaattatctaagaaagtaataaaattgtttgtaatatttttgcatgcatttgatttatttgacatttatgcgtcattcatacatcattgcgatactgtcaacgatcggaaaaaagtgtaaagtcccgagctttcccgacggagatccttaatctagccgtcatgtgcacatgctatagggttatcgccacagttaaaaagtagtatttttgcaatttttattttttactcaattaacgattcttaccattaccaatagtctctgtatcacttaaacgacctaatacttccgggaaggatcgtcgtgcctttccaccctgtatatattttattaaaaacattaattaaataGCTCATACTGCATTTTCTATAACGATAACTAGAATTGgctttaaataaattacaaactGAATTAGACTTGTGCAACTCGACGTTCACGTATTCCAACTGTGCACGTTCACATTAGGTTTAGGTATAGTTTTCCGCTTAAATCAAAGCAGTTGACATCTAACACTATAAAAAATAGAAGAGACCCTTCACACTACGGCAAATTATACGCCACTGACTAACGTTAAAATAGCTGCAAACTGAGCCCAATGTGAACGTGCCCTAAACACCCAGCATTAATCATCATCGTCGTTATTTCTCTACGCAGAATTCGGAGAGCGATAACGAAAGTGTTAGATCGGAGCCGCACTCGTTCGTGAACCACTACGCGAACGTGAACGACACGCTCCGGCAGTCGTGGAAGCGGCAGCGGCCCGTGCGCAACTACTCCAGCTACACGGACTCGGAGCCCGAGGGCAGCGCCGTGGTGAGCCTCAACGGCGGCCAGATCGTCATGAACAACATGGCGCGCTCCAGGGCGCCTCTGCCCGGCTTCTCCTCCTTCGTATGACGGCGGTCGTGCGAGCAGCTCCAACCTGCGCCCACCTTACACATATAATGTAACGGTCACTGCCCATTCCCAATtatgtatttacttatttaattaattcCCAATGTACATATCAGTTATACTTGTAAAGTAAGTTTTAGAAATGGTAGCTGTTAAATAAATTTGTTATCGACAGATCTAGTGACTTATCTCGAGCGCCTTGTTACTTTTAGAATAGATGTAAtacggtcaaggaatttaatttcagtataccatttcgtaccttgtcacagtgccAATGAGGTTCCTAGCGACTttaatattgattgtcactgtgacaagaaggtacgaaatggtacagtcagcagcagaagttgttaggcgggccaggtgttcaaaattaccttgacacgctcttattttcttaacaataaagacgcgtcaagatcattttgaacacctcgcacgcttagcaacttctgctgctgactgtacggaaattaaattctttgactgtagtAGACGCGTGAGTGCAAAAGATAAACTGTGAGTGttcattataaaatttataaataacaattttCGTTGGTATTATATACATAAGTATTTTCTCACTAGATCTGCAAGCACAGTCAGTAGAAGTCGTTACGCAGAATAACCTgctaaaaataatacttaaaagCTAGATTTGTGTCTAGATTGTTTTTACCACGTTATCTGCCTAGCTACTATACTTGTTGCAGCTGACTATATTAGAAAAATTAACGTATGTGCTCTTACGTTTAATTATATATCATAGATTACTTTAAATATTAGAACGACCAATGTTATATCGATAGCAAAATTTTAGAGATCTCgttatatcaaaatattttgattaattacGATGTTAATAATAAAGACCTAAttgttttgtgattttataaatCTAGACACGAATACACAAATATATGTAGTCGTGAGTGGAGTTAACTACGCAACACACAGCTTGAAAGATAAAGGAGTCTGTCAACCCACACAACCGACGCAGCACATAATCTGTTAGCTTTAATACATTACGTGTTTAGTTCTGTACTGTAATCGAAGGACTATTTAGCAAACATTAATGACTGTCctttatattatttctattgTGGATTtcttactaaaaatatattttactgacTGTACCAACCATTACCTACGGTGTCGGTTATCTGCGTGGACAGACTTATTAGTTATTAGCCAtataaaagttgaaaaattaagattttttcaatttattccTATTGCACATACAACATATTTATAAACCATAATATTACACGACTTTGATGACTGAGCTAAAGTCACGGCATAAGTCGTATGTAACTTACATTCAAACAAAAGTtacattaggtacttaataattattaaataaaaagatatCATTAAATTAAATCACGTAATACCACAAAATCAATACAATAATCTATACGTAAGGTTACGTAAGTATCTAATCATTTTAAGTATTTACTTAAGCTTATGGCGGTTACTTACAAAATTGATCCCACTCGGTGTATACCCCCCTTCCAGCTGGGCAGCTGCTTCATCAGCCCGCACCACGCATTCATATATGCAGCAACATAATTAGCCTCGCTTTAGATTAGTTAGTCCAACTACTCGTAGCTCTTAGGCAGGTAGGGACTATAACAACAAGAGCTGCGAGCTTTGctctatgtacctatattaacccttgggacgcctagtgccatatccgtaccagtcctgtcaactgccggagggtcttcaatttttgtacccgtcaactgcctagtcccagatctgtacaaagtgtctcaactgccttgtgccttatcagtcaccaaatttattgtattatatttttacaattttgagatctaaacacttacaaatagagttttatatcatttgcactatagcactttttttttatcgcgGCAGTTGACGGGTGCACGTATGCGAGCCTATCCGGCATTTGAGGGGGATGGGACGGATCCGGCACTAGGCATCTGACGGGTACAAGTACGTTTGTCGGTTCGGCGTTCCAGGGGTTAATTTAGCCAGTTTTTGTTTTCGTGAGGTGGAAAccaaaactgtaataaaatgattttaaataCCATTGATATTTGTATGTTGATGCCTCGAAAGCTGTCGTGAATTAAGTGACAAAAATATCTTTGTGTGTTCATTCATTCAATTAATAGTTCATTCCATTACCTAGATAATATCCTATGCCTTGAATATAATGAACAGTATTGATCGAACAGTTGAAATAGTTCAGTAATTTATGTTATAAGGTATAATATTGAGATGAGACATAATTTAGGTTAATTTCTTAACGTTTTTATATGGAGCAAAGAAATTTAATGAAATCGACTGATAATTTTAGAAGTATAACTCcgatttatgtaaataaaattagtaTTATCCATAAAAATAAGGCAGCATGCATTTAATTTAAGAACAAGCTTGAAGACTAGGcacaattttattaaaataactgtgatctattgtaatataattttcaatattataactttttgacTATTACATTATAGGCATGTAAATTAAAGTTAGTTGTTCATTACCTAGTGTGAAATTCACTTAAACAAATAATACAGCATTGTTAGTGATATATACTTATTGGAGTTAAGATGCacttttatattatgtttttccACTTTTTAATGATCTACATTTTGATAACATAATTTAATTGATCAATGGACCAGTTTTAGGTTTTTTACGGCTTTATTAGATTGTATGCATATATACATTGATCGTTATATGTGTACGCATACACATATAACGATCAAGGACAACTTTATTGTGCACAGCGCGATCGGACATTTAAAACTAAGGGTTTGCGAGCCATATACGAGCTCATCAGAGACAATATTGTAAAGGTCGCCGTTGTTGAATACAAGATGGAGGACTGTTAGATTGTAAAGATTTTATGATTATGAAATGTTATGAACTACGTATGCAAACCACAGATGCTGCTATAGGTATTGGCATCAGAGTTGAGGTCACACACACACAACATGTTTGTCATGTAATTACGAGATTTTCAAATGATCTTTTTTCTTACCTTTCCTTTCAAGTTCAACAGCTAACTTCAAGATTGAATAAACAGTTTCATCAATTACTTTTCGGGCGCTATCTCACTGATCACATATACTCATTACTCATTCATtccgacgcaaaaagaggggtgttgTATGTTTAACcgctatgtgtgtgtgtgtctgtctgtctgagtATCTTTATGTGGCACTGTAGCTCTTAAACGGGTGAACCGATTTGAATgcggttttatttatttaaaagaggGTTTTATAGTGGTGGTTCTTAGACATGTTTTACCAAAATCGGTTCATATGTTTGTGTGTTGTTGCTATTAGTGCTGATACTTATTCACCTCAACTCTCCTGCCAACACCTATACTTGTGGATAGGAATGGCACTAAaaggtagagaactgtattattCTTTGATGtaattgccatacaaaatatatcAGGTGCCATTATTTGGGCGAAAATTCCCTTATTTGTAACTTTCAATATTTGGATGTTTACTTTACTTATAACAATACAGAATTGTAGCATAAAACATTATTGTTTTCTTCATTTCATTTAAATCTGATGTCCTATTTGAACCTGTGTGTGCAATAGCTACTTAGGCACATTTCTATTGtcattttggaaaaaaaatgtgctaattaaTAACATATCCTTAGTACTTCAGATTTCAACTCATTCTTCACTCTGTACTGTACTGAACAGTCCTAATGGGAAAAATGTTAACTATTCTATTGAGTTAGGCTTATTTGATAATTCATATAGTAGATACAATATTGTTTTTTGGAGACAATTAAAAATGACAACAATGTGTGAGTATGAGTGTTGTGTAAttaatatacaaaattaaaatagttTGTCACATTTTACCAACCAATCTTTAGGAGCATATTTAGTACTATTTTGCCATTGCTTAAGAACATTATAAGCAGCAACATCAACAATTGAGAATTCATTGTTATATATCCAATTCTTGGATTGAGAGAATAGTTTCTTTGTCAATGTTTCCTTGCTCTTTTCCGGTGTTCTTTCCAACAAGTGACAGATATCCAGGAGGTTGTCCACATTGTAGTCATCGGAGTCATATGGTATAACAGATGGATACGCCAATGAAACATATCTTAAAATGTTTACATTTCCAATGATGGGCAGTTCCAAAGATGACCACTTCAATTCAGGATCAgctgaaactaaataaaaatgaatggtTATttatagtgatgtaccgactattgatttggccgactagccgactaatcggcgctcgaatggccgattagtcggccgactagtcggctagtcggccagatcattgtGTGATCGGCCAGTTttgtataagttcaggtgaaaaacaatagttttgctcctttggatGTGccattcatcataatttagcttggctaacaggtgttctctacaggttcaaagacctatcacaagaatcctcgtttaatttctgtctttagttcttttattttgcgatcctgatcagaccgtcagtacagcttgtaggaggtatttccaaggctctatttcccgtacgtagtcgccagttaagaacctatcccctgtggtcagcctttacgagcaacgtgccctgactaaagtctctaaattttgcaataacattaatagttcctcatggctccaccattaaaaaaaaaacaaaaactgaataataataaaaaaaattaactatagaacttgcacatgaaattacacgagaatcagttgagatcgacctgtagaggaaaacaccagcccaccaacatacgataacgatcaaacggtcaattatatgaacaaaagttttcgtatgcacccggaataggtattttagtaaaataaacataaaacatatggtaaatattgactgttgatttctttttttttctgtttttctttcactaataaattgccgactaatcggccatttttgccgactagtcgccgactaatcgccgactacaaatgtggccggatagtcggctttcccgactagtcggcgactagtcggcaactagtcggtacatccctaacttatttacttttataatGGTGGTTCTACACTGGTGCACTTTATAGAAAATTTATTCAACTTCCTATCTATAATATTGGATATATATTGCATTATCTTAATAATTAGTCAACTCACCATTTTTGAGTATCAGCCTGATAGTAACTTTAGATGCATGTCCTTGTTTTGGAAAGCTTTTCACAAAAGCCTGTACCTTTGGCACCTTTTCAGTTGGGACAGAAGAATGAATATGCCATGACACATTAACTGGATGAGAGGATTCTTTTACTATCTTTTTCAAAAACCAGGGTAAACAATCGGGGCTGTATACCAAAACTAATTCCTCTGGTATTTCAATCTGTCAAAAAGTAATTGGGTAAATTAACAATCTTGCTAAGCACATGATATTGAAATTATACATTACACAACAAATCTGCTGAGCAGGGGTGCAGCAAACTTATCAGAATGAGTTTTTGGCAGAAATTTCATCTTTGGCACAAGCTTTTatcactgactgtacttttctttccacaggcggCTAATACTCCTCGAGACATTTCTAACAACCCCAatcacaattagtttgcgttatTTTATCACAGTTCCCatagccacctcctgtctctaacatcagatcagctccatgtcatcagaTTTATGCAAAATTTTAGCTCAATTGGACATCAGGAAGTGGGTCATATTTAGCtcccaagatttgacccacactaacaaactatactaacagggcaagttaaataaaagcttgtacaaaGAACCAGCTGGGCCTGCAGAAAAAACAAGAAATTAAAGATTTTGACTATACTTACAAAAGCAGGCTTTATGTTGCTTGATCTGTTAACTTTTGCCGGATTCACGTTGCAGAATGAACTTATTGTTTTAATCCTATTATAAAGGATGTCAAGCTTCTTTAAGAGCTGATCCTGTCTTACTTCCAGGTCAGCCATTTCCTTACTTGGCATctgtaaaataagtttattatttatagatGCATGctgataaaattataataagcatAGAAGACGAAATAGATGAGATCCAGATTTTACAATTAAAGTATACTTGTATGATCAATGATCATTCAGATACTATTTTTTGAAAACTGCTTTAGTGTAATCAACTGCAAATCCTAATACTGGTTTTGAAATAAGGCTAATCACGAAAGATCTGTCGACTTCATAATACCACCAATTTAATTTGAAAAcacatacaattattttcatttcataaaaTTCTAATTAACCTTGTTAACCTTTTATGGCCAACATAGCAGACCCTGAATTATAGATTGGTAGCGGTTAAAAGAAAGTActgatgaaataaacctttaatAACTTCATAACCTGGGTTCTAACATTGATATCGATCTCTTCTTCGGTTGATTTCGCCGTCGTGTCGAAATTGTATAGATTTTTCATGTGATACATGCACTTTGGCAAAAGTATATCGCCGTCATGAGTAATGATGTTTTTCATGGAATACATTGTGCTCATTGATATAacaaaattaggtacctaattttgaTATATATTCACTAACTGCACAAGATacgatatataaaaaaaaagatcatCTAACCTCTCAATCTCAAAAATAATCATGGGCTAGgcaacgtagtgattatattctctttgcaaTCTGTCACTGAACTGTCAGATATAGGTCCGTATCGTATGTCTATTATCATAGAAGGTATtaggattatattattaaaaaaaatagtttagtgaataaaggccgtaacacactatcgcaccgcaccaaggtcattgtgtgACGCACCggtaagtaagagcgagaaagagatatcgctttcgcgctcttacttatgggtgcgtcgcacaatgaccttggtgcggtgtgATAGTGTGTTCTACCACTataaagtagctaacacactatcgcatcgcaccaaggtcattgtgggacgcacccataagtaagagcgagaaagagatatcgctttctccctcttacttatgggtgcgtcccacaataaccttggtgcggtgcgatagtgtgttggCTACTTAAATGGTGAAAAGCGGTTTACATtctcgcgcgagccacgagacgcgagtgtaagcggggggctcgtggctcgtctcgcggctcctcggagtaattaacaatggagccgccattaacaggcgttcccctctgtcgaaaataggcggccaatggtcaaccacatgtcaaccatatgtatggactgacgtttatctgacatgacgtacctatacatttgatgtgcccctcccccgcaaaaaacggcagactattttgtaccgaaaattttagacatggcgtctccgttggttatatcctctaagcgcGGCTtggctcgcgtggaggagcggttCCGTTTACACTCACGTTCGGCTTGTCATTCGGTTATAAACCTTATGCAGTGCCGTTAGTGcttaaaatatattagctcgacgagcttacgagccacgagccgagccccgaggcgagagtgtaatcattagctcgacggGCTTACGCGCTCGAgacgagccacgagacgcgccgcgagACGAGCCACGAGCCGCAAATCTAAACCGGCCATGATAAAGCGCCTAGaacgtaacagactaccgcaccgcgaACTTGGTccataaagagatatctctttctcgctctcacttatgggtgcggcgCACCGAGATCGCAGTGTAGTCTTTTACGGCTAATATCCCTGTCCCATTCAGCAGCAAAGTAAGACGAAAAGGTAGATAGAAGTAAGTCCCAAGAATGCAAGCACAACAACACGGAGCATGTATAGTTGGACAAACCAATTTATCAGTCAGTAAGaatcaggaaaactatactcatccttttcttttgggtgctagttctagtgtaagtcaaagatagtatgattatctctgtctatgattgaaatgagacagtcctttgacaaactataaattGCGTATAAAGTCTGTCAAGTCAtttctgtcagtagaaaaaagcggcaaatttaaaaaatgtaggcaccaAGGGTTATCgtccactgaaatatgaaacctatggaagtgaaacgtcaacgaataatgcgtgcatagacctatataatagggacaagacatattgttctatacgtacaattgcttatagaaatagcacccattttgacggcacacacataaatatatatctatctcgtttttactcagcactgtaacccatagcaaaaaaaggtgacagtatttcagtacggacataaagtgttccatgaaaatacgtaaatacctaatgcggccgaaaatccgccatgtttagtcacgcaaatgtcattgtctgtcagttcagcaggtacttgtcctgtcaaaaagtcgtggtgaaaattaaaattattaattatctttcaatattttgcttgtgattgaaaataattgaagccaaatgtgaataattacgtcgcgaatatgccagtgtgtagtgtattagggtgcggcataagaaaaccaccaaatcagccatctttaaccatacacaggtacgctataatttacatgaaaaatattggttattgttaatgttcctgggaaatttaaggatgtttcacattataaatagcaaggttcttctgtgcagttatagatcatgaagtgattggatttatttaactatatttttacgcttaaataatgtaaacatttcagctagggttgtactttatttatcgactttgatatcgatatattatgattgcctatttatattttcttattttatcatgctaccccgcttcaaaccaactaaattatcttaatttaataattaaatcatttttatagcttaccaagaaatgaacataaaaagaaagagctggagatggagaccctgaccgactctcgggagcactcgggtccgtggggtcgttactccacaagctgccctgcgggcttttttatatcattattatagtttttttatataattcgacattaagagaccatatacatatagttgtaatttataaaatggttaatgtattgttattattttgacgtataaaaatgcccttgtggcctatttgctgaataaatgttgaagaagttgaagagcggaagtcattccttatttttgtaataaaaaaatgttctgaaggtgttttgttttttttcacccgtcgcttaataagcttgaattttgtatcgctctcacttatagatacggcgcaccaaggtcgaggtgcagtgcggt
The Cydia splendana chromosome 8, ilCydSple1.2, whole genome shotgun sequence genome window above contains:
- the LOC134792849 gene encoding uncharacterized protein LOC134792849 isoform X4; amino-acid sequence: MPSKEMADLEVRQDQLLKKLDILYNRIKTISSFCNVNPAKVNRSSNIKPAFIEIPEELVLVYSPDCLPWFLKKIVKESSHPVNVSWHIHSSVPTEKVPKVQAFVKSFPKQGHASKVTIRLILKNVSADPELKWSSLELPIIGNVNILRYVSLAYPSVIPYDSDDYNVDNLLDICHLLERTPEKSKETLTKKLFSQSKNWIYNNEFSIVDVAAYNVLKQWQNSTKYAPKDWLVKCDKLF
- the LOC134792849 gene encoding uncharacterized protein LOC134792849 isoform X3, whose translation is MSTMYSMKNIITHDGDILLPKCMYHMKNLYNFDTTAKSTEEEIDINMPSKEMADLEVRQDQLLKKLDILYNRIKTISSFCNVNPAKVNRSSNIKPAFIEIPEELVLVYSPDCLPWFLKKIVKESSHPVNVSWHIHSSVPTEKVPKVQAFVKSFPKQGHASKVTIRLILKNVSADPELKWSSLELPIIGNVNILRYVSLAYPSVIPYDSDDYNVDNLLDICHLLERTPEKSKETLTKKLFSQSKNWIYNNEFSIVDVAAYNVLKQWQNSTKYAPKDWLVKCDKLF
- the LOC134792849 gene encoding uncharacterized protein LOC134792849 isoform X2; its protein translation is MSTMYSMKNIITHDGDILLPKCMYHMKNLYNFDTTAKSTEEEIDINVRTQMPSKEMADLEVRQDQLLKKLDILYNRIKTISSFCNVNPAKVNRSSNIKPAFIEIPEELVLVYSPDCLPWFLKKIVKESSHPVNVSWHIHSSVPTEKVPKVQAFVKSFPKQGHASKVTIRLILKNVSADPELKWSSLELPIIGNVNILRYVSLAYPSVIPYDSDDYNVDNLLDICHLLERTPEKSKETLTKKLFSQSKNWIYNNEFSIVDVAAYNVLKQWQNSTKYAPKDWLVKCDKLF
- the LOC134792849 gene encoding uncharacterized protein LOC134792849 isoform X1, translated to MSTMYSMKNIITHDGDILLPKCMYHMKNLYNFDTTAKSTEEEIDINVRTQVMKLLKMPSKEMADLEVRQDQLLKKLDILYNRIKTISSFCNVNPAKVNRSSNIKPAFIEIPEELVLVYSPDCLPWFLKKIVKESSHPVNVSWHIHSSVPTEKVPKVQAFVKSFPKQGHASKVTIRLILKNVSADPELKWSSLELPIIGNVNILRYVSLAYPSVIPYDSDDYNVDNLLDICHLLERTPEKSKETLTKKLFSQSKNWIYNNEFSIVDVAAYNVLKQWQNSTKYAPKDWLVKCDKLF